The Pseudomonas eucalypticola genome has a window encoding:
- a CDS encoding molybdopterin oxidoreductase family protein, with product MIKTLHHRACHLCEAICGLAIETQADEAGHPTITSIKGDPLDTFSRGHICPKAVALQDIQNDPDRLRQPMRRVGNDWQAIGWQEAFDEVARRLWAIQQRHGQNAVAIYQGNPSVHNYGLMTHGNYFLGLLKTRNRFSATSVDQLPHHLSSYLMYGHGLLLPIPDIDHTDFMLILGGNPLASNGSIMTVPDVEKRLKAIQARGGKFVVVDPRRSETAAMADQHLFIRPGGDAALLLGMLNTLFEEGLGRDSGLPVAGLAEVRDAVAGFSAEAMSPRCGVPAQVIRQLARDFAAADKAVCYGRMGVSTQAFGTLCHWLVQLINLVTGNLDRVGGALCTTPAVDLVASTAGGHFNAWQSRVSGLPEYGGELPVSALAEEMLVEGDGQVRALITVAGNPVLSTPNGRQLEQALDGLEFMLSIDLYINETTRYADLILPSTSALENDHYDTTFNLFAVRNVSRFNRAILPRPEGALHDWEIFVGLARAFAAVAGKELKPTLPPAQMIERGLRAGPWGEGSAVGLSLAKLAAHPHGIDLGPLQPNLAARLKTPGQCIQAAPPLLMADLQRFAGQAPPAPDELVMVGRRHVRSNNSWMHNYHRLVKGKPRHQLLMHPDDLASRGLLDGQQVRVTSRVGSIEVQVLGSSDMMPGVVSLPHGFGHGRRGVHLAIAQAQAGASANDLTDERLLDRLSGNAALNGVPVRVVAA from the coding sequence ATGATCAAGACCTTGCACCACCGCGCGTGTCACCTCTGCGAGGCCATTTGCGGCCTCGCTATCGAGACCCAGGCCGACGAGGCGGGGCACCCGACCATTACCTCGATCAAGGGCGACCCCCTGGACACCTTCAGTCGCGGCCACATCTGCCCCAAGGCCGTGGCCCTGCAGGATATCCAGAACGACCCGGACCGTCTGCGCCAGCCCATGCGTCGCGTGGGCAACGACTGGCAGGCGATCGGCTGGCAAGAAGCCTTTGACGAGGTGGCACGGCGCCTGTGGGCCATTCAGCAGCGCCACGGCCAGAATGCCGTGGCCATCTATCAAGGCAACCCCAGTGTGCACAACTACGGCTTGATGACCCACGGTAATTACTTCCTGGGCCTGCTCAAGACCCGTAATCGCTTTTCGGCGACGTCGGTGGACCAGTTGCCCCACCACCTTTCAAGCTACCTGATGTATGGCCATGGCTTGCTGCTGCCCATCCCCGACATCGACCACACCGACTTCATGCTGATACTGGGCGGCAACCCCTTGGCCTCCAATGGCAGCATCATGACCGTGCCAGATGTGGAAAAACGCCTGAAAGCCATTCAGGCGCGGGGTGGCAAGTTTGTGGTGGTGGACCCGCGCCGCAGCGAAACCGCGGCCATGGCCGACCAGCACCTGTTCATACGCCCGGGCGGCGACGCGGCCTTGCTCCTGGGAATGCTCAACACCCTGTTCGAAGAAGGACTGGGGCGCGACAGCGGGCTGCCGGTGGCCGGGCTGGCCGAGGTACGCGACGCTGTCGCAGGGTTCAGTGCCGAGGCCATGAGCCCCCGCTGTGGCGTACCGGCCCAGGTCATTCGCCAATTGGCCCGGGACTTCGCCGCGGCCGACAAGGCGGTGTGCTATGGCCGCATGGGCGTGTCCACCCAAGCGTTTGGCACCCTGTGCCACTGGCTGGTGCAGTTGATCAACCTGGTCACCGGCAACCTTGACCGGGTCGGTGGGGCGCTGTGCACGACCCCAGCGGTAGACCTGGTGGCCAGTACCGCCGGCGGTCACTTCAATGCGTGGCAAAGCCGGGTGTCCGGGTTGCCGGAATACGGTGGCGAGTTACCCGTGTCGGCCCTGGCCGAGGAAATGCTGGTAGAAGGCGACGGTCAGGTGCGGGCGCTGATTACCGTGGCAGGCAACCCGGTGCTGTCCACCCCCAATGGCCGACAGCTGGAGCAGGCCCTCGACGGGCTGGAATTCATGCTCAGCATCGACCTGTACATCAACGAAACCACGCGCTATGCCGACCTGATTTTGCCGTCGACTTCGGCGCTGGAAAACGACCACTACGACACCACTTTCAACCTGTTCGCGGTGCGCAATGTCAGCCGCTTCAACCGCGCCATCCTGCCGCGGCCCGAGGGCGCGCTGCACGATTGGGAGATCTTCGTCGGCCTGGCCCGGGCGTTCGCCGCCGTGGCTGGCAAGGAATTGAAGCCGACCCTGCCGCCTGCGCAAATGATCGAGCGTGGCCTGCGCGCCGGGCCCTGGGGGGAGGGCAGCGCGGTGGGGTTGTCGCTGGCGAAGCTCGCTGCGCACCCCCATGGTATCGACCTGGGCCCGTTGCAGCCCAACCTGGCCGCACGGCTCAAGACCCCTGGCCAGTGCATTCAGGCCGCGCCACCGTTGCTGATGGCCGACCTGCAACGGTTTGCCGGGCAGGCGCCACCGGCCCCCGATGAGCTGGTGATGGTGGGGCGCCGGCATGTACGCAGCAACAATTCGTGGATGCACAACTATCACCGCCTGGTGAAGGGCAAGCCCCGCCACCAGTTGCTGATGCACCCCGATGACCTGGCCAGCCGTGGCCTGCTGGACGGCCAGCAAGTCAGAGTGACGTCGCGGGTTGGCAGTATCGAGGTGCAAGTGCTGGGCAGCAGCGACATGATGCCGGGGGTGGTGAGCCTGCCTCACGGTTTCGGCCACGGGCGCCGCGGGGTGCACCTGGCCATCGCCCAGGCTCAGGCGGGG
- the argF gene encoding ornithine carbamoyltransferase, translating into MSARHFLSLMDCTPEELLSVIRRGTELKDLRNRGVLFEPLKNRVLGMIFEKSSTRTRLSFEAGMIQLGGQAIFLSPRDTQLGRGEPIGDCAIVMSSMLDAVMIRTYAHSTLTEFAANSRVPVINGLSDDLHPCQLLADMQTFLEHRGSIQGKTVAWVGDGNNMCNSYIEAAIQFDFQLRVACPEGFEPNPQFLAQAGDRVKVVRDPKEAVAGAHLVSTDVWTSMGQEDETARRLQTFAPYQVTRELLDLAAADVLFMHCLPAHRGEEISLDLLDDARAVAWDQAENRLHAQKALLEFLVAPAYRPA; encoded by the coding sequence ATGAGCGCAAGGCACTTTCTCTCCCTGATGGATTGCACGCCCGAAGAGCTTCTCAGCGTCATCCGTCGAGGCACCGAGCTCAAGGACCTGCGTAACCGCGGCGTGCTGTTCGAGCCCCTGAAGAACCGGGTACTGGGCATGATCTTCGAGAAATCGTCGACTCGTACCCGGCTGTCCTTCGAAGCGGGCATGATCCAGCTCGGCGGCCAGGCCATCTTCCTGTCCCCGCGCGACACCCAACTGGGCCGTGGCGAGCCGATCGGCGATTGCGCCATCGTCATGTCGAGCATGCTCGACGCGGTGATGATTCGTACCTATGCCCACAGCACCCTGACCGAATTCGCCGCCAATTCGCGCGTGCCGGTGATCAACGGCCTGTCGGACGACCTGCACCCCTGCCAGTTGCTGGCCGACATGCAAACCTTCCTGGAACACCGCGGCAGCATCCAGGGCAAGACCGTGGCCTGGGTCGGCGACGGCAACAACATGTGCAACAGCTACATCGAAGCGGCCATTCAGTTCGACTTCCAGCTGCGCGTGGCCTGCCCCGAAGGCTTCGAGCCCAACCCGCAGTTCCTGGCCCAGGCTGGCGACCGTGTGAAAGTGGTGCGCGACCCGAAGGAAGCCGTGGCCGGCGCCCACCTGGTGAGCACCGATGTCTGGACCTCCATGGGCCAGGAAGACGAAACCGCTCGCCGCCTGCAGACCTTCGCGCCTTACCAGGTCACCCGTGAGCTGCTCGACCTGGCCGCCGCCGACGTGCTGTTCATGCACTGCCTGCCTGCGCATCGCGGCGAAGAGATCAGCCTGGACCTGCTGGACGACGCTCGCGCCGTGGCCTGGGACCAGGCCGAAAACCGCCTGCATGCGCAAAAAGCATTGCTGGAATTCCTGGTGGCCCC